The proteins below are encoded in one region of Sphingobium sp. CR2-8:
- a CDS encoding efflux RND transporter periplasmic adaptor subunit, producing the protein MTISATQLTHFPSLAGLNPPRVVIVMAWLIVVGLCLAVAILFVPWRQTAQGGGQVTSLDPGDRLQQVSSMVEGRVDRFFVQDGQLVKAGDPIVQVVDIDPNFLERLAAEKAEVEAQIAAIEQARAVASIDVGRTSQLFTEGLAARRDYEQTQIKVADANAKLAEARAKLKQIEVKQMRQSAQVVTAPRDGRIQDLNAAAGGALISAGTMLATVAPERIERAVELFVDGRDIPLVDRGRPVRLEFEGFPAFQFSGWPGFAVGIYDGQVRSVDPTPRADGLFRVLVEPMPGKPAWPARRFVRQGGKVLGWIQGDNVTVGYELWRQLNDFPLNFGQDQVAQKAQEKADKSSIEKKKK; encoded by the coding sequence GTGACGATCAGCGCTACGCAACTGACGCACTTTCCCTCGCTTGCCGGGCTGAACCCGCCGCGCGTCGTCATCGTGATGGCCTGGCTCATTGTGGTTGGGCTCTGCCTGGCGGTCGCGATCCTCTTCGTACCATGGCGACAGACGGCGCAGGGCGGCGGCCAGGTCACGTCGCTGGATCCGGGCGACCGGCTGCAACAGGTGTCGTCGATGGTGGAGGGCCGCGTGGACCGTTTCTTCGTCCAGGACGGCCAGTTGGTGAAAGCAGGTGATCCGATCGTGCAGGTGGTCGATATCGATCCGAATTTCCTGGAACGGCTGGCCGCGGAAAAGGCGGAAGTGGAGGCGCAGATCGCGGCAATCGAACAGGCCCGCGCTGTCGCCTCGATCGACGTGGGTCGCACCTCGCAGCTCTTTACGGAAGGGTTGGCCGCGCGGCGCGACTATGAGCAGACCCAGATCAAGGTCGCCGATGCCAACGCGAAGCTGGCCGAAGCGCGCGCGAAATTGAAGCAGATCGAGGTCAAACAGATGCGGCAGTCGGCGCAGGTCGTCACAGCGCCGCGTGACGGGCGTATCCAGGATCTCAATGCGGCGGCGGGTGGAGCCTTGATTTCCGCCGGAACGATGCTGGCGACCGTTGCGCCCGAGCGCATCGAGCGGGCGGTGGAATTGTTTGTCGACGGGCGGGATATACCCCTGGTCGATCGGGGGCGCCCGGTGCGGCTCGAATTTGAGGGCTTCCCCGCCTTTCAATTTAGCGGCTGGCCAGGTTTTGCCGTTGGCATCTATGATGGTCAGGTTCGCTCCGTGGATCCGACGCCGCGCGCGGACGGGCTGTTCCGCGTGTTGGTGGAACCGATGCCCGGCAAGCCTGCATGGCCCGCGCGTCGTTTCGTGCGCCAGGGCGGCAAGGTATTGGGCTGGATACAGGGCGACAATGTCACCGTCGGCTATGAACTGTGGCGCCAGCTCAACGATTTTCCCCTGAACTTCGGGCAGGATCAGGTCGCTCAGAAAGCACAGGAGAAGGCCGACAAAAGCTCGATCGAAAAGAAAAAGAAGTGA
- a CDS encoding TonB-dependent receptor domain-containing protein, which translates to MRLKNALYCGVMLSALGAAAPAFAQSTAPQADDGGAIIVTGSRIRRDPTEQDKPIVTVDPESIARTGLSSIADVLQRIPSAAGGLNTKTNNAGNIGGPPDGTGVSSGSAEIDLRYLGAKRTLVLVDGMRYVNGSAAGGIPASVDLNTIPQSMIERVEVLQSGASPLYGSDAVAGVVNIITRQSQKGLDMSAQFGTYRQGDGHTYDINASYGIQSDRVSIVFGGNYVKQEGVSTADRSISQWPAAGGTSCADGGCSSATPNGRYDVLGRSLTLGSPIIGRRPVASDYRNYSSSTDSFNFAPFNYLLTPSERYGAFLNGKFEFSDAVSLRTRLVYQHRESTTQAAFLPLFIGPDAGNGNLLDTISVDASNPFNPFGVTLSSGADGTPANYSTIRRRFVEGGPRIFSQQVDTLTMAATLEGMFDVGERKWYWDVNGSYGTNNARQTFTGNLNAARLAQALGPVGNCTGNCVPFNIFGGAGSITQAMLDYVTFDQRDRSEQELWDVTANLSGDLFELPAGAVGFAVGYEHRDQQASYTPDPIITAGLGADVPTSPARGGFNVDEFYGELRIPILADTPFFQKLELDGAVRHSNYSSFGSNTTYTVSGLWKPTRDLLLRGGYAESLRAPSIGELYAGRSRTDATINDPCTNVAGSAWQANAAVRANCIANGVPASGSYAEPQGGQLGVFSQGFTGLRPETSKTWTAGGVYSPAWARDSFASAFSIDVNYYTITLKNAINSVPATLTLQRCAFEADPISCAAITRTGSGAVAGINGVLQNLNAIETDGIDGTLNFRSKMVGNGSIGLNVNAAYLLKYNIKPPADLGAPTIKCAGTERCASSDQAYPHFKANATIDYSTEAYGLSFTGRYLSKVTEGDGNVMKATFYGDFQAYFSPDWMDHRARFTIGVNNVFDKDPPLCGTCDGANFDTTSYDVPGQFGYLRLSYKM; encoded by the coding sequence ATGCGGTTGAAAAATGCCTTATATTGCGGCGTCATGCTCTCGGCGCTGGGCGCAGCAGCGCCTGCCTTCGCGCAATCCACCGCTCCGCAGGCTGATGACGGAGGCGCGATCATCGTCACTGGTTCGCGCATCCGCCGCGATCCTACCGAACAGGACAAGCCGATCGTCACAGTCGATCCGGAATCGATCGCGCGGACCGGCCTATCCTCTATCGCCGACGTGCTGCAACGTATCCCGAGCGCTGCGGGCGGCCTCAACACCAAGACCAACAATGCCGGCAATATTGGCGGCCCGCCCGACGGCACGGGTGTGAGCTCCGGTTCAGCTGAGATCGACCTGCGCTATCTGGGTGCCAAGCGGACGCTCGTGCTGGTCGATGGTATGCGCTACGTCAACGGTTCGGCAGCGGGCGGCATTCCGGCCTCGGTGGATCTCAACACTATTCCGCAAAGCATGATCGAGCGGGTGGAAGTGCTGCAATCGGGCGCGTCCCCCCTTTATGGTTCGGACGCCGTCGCCGGCGTGGTGAACATCATCACGCGACAGTCGCAAAAGGGGCTGGATATGTCGGCCCAGTTCGGAACCTATCGTCAGGGCGACGGGCATACCTACGACATCAACGCGAGCTACGGCATCCAGTCGGATCGCGTATCGATCGTCTTTGGCGGCAATTATGTGAAGCAGGAAGGCGTCAGCACCGCCGACCGTTCCATTTCGCAATGGCCTGCGGCGGGCGGCACAAGCTGCGCCGACGGCGGCTGTTCCAGCGCCACGCCCAATGGCCGCTATGATGTGCTGGGACGCAGTCTCACGCTCGGCAGTCCGATCATCGGTCGTAGGCCAGTCGCGAGCGACTATCGCAACTATAGTTCATCGACCGACTCCTTCAACTTCGCGCCGTTTAATTATCTGCTGACTCCATCCGAGCGCTATGGCGCGTTCCTGAACGGCAAGTTCGAGTTTTCCGATGCCGTCAGTCTGCGTACGCGACTGGTCTATCAGCATCGCGAATCCACGACGCAGGCAGCGTTTCTGCCACTGTTCATCGGGCCGGATGCGGGCAATGGCAACCTGCTCGACACGATCTCGGTCGATGCCAGCAATCCGTTCAACCCGTTCGGCGTGACCTTGTCGTCTGGCGCGGACGGTACGCCCGCCAATTATTCCACTATCCGCCGTCGCTTCGTGGAAGGCGGCCCGCGCATCTTCAGTCAGCAAGTCGACACGCTGACGATGGCGGCGACGCTGGAGGGTATGTTCGATGTCGGCGAACGCAAATGGTATTGGGACGTCAACGGCAGCTACGGCACCAACAACGCGCGCCAGACCTTTACCGGCAATCTCAACGCTGCAAGGCTTGCCCAGGCATTGGGTCCTGTCGGCAACTGTACCGGCAACTGCGTGCCGTTCAACATTTTCGGCGGCGCCGGGTCGATCACCCAGGCGATGCTCGATTATGTCACCTTCGATCAGCGTGATCGCAGTGAGCAGGAGTTGTGGGATGTCACCGCCAACCTGTCGGGCGATCTGTTCGAATTGCCCGCAGGCGCAGTCGGCTTCGCGGTCGGCTATGAACATCGCGATCAGCAGGCATCTTATACGCCCGATCCGATCATCACTGCTGGCCTGGGTGCGGACGTGCCGACCAGTCCGGCGCGTGGCGGTTTCAACGTCGATGAATTTTATGGCGAACTGCGCATTCCGATCTTGGCCGACACACCCTTCTTCCAAAAGCTGGAACTGGACGGGGCAGTGCGCCATTCCAACTATTCGAGCTTCGGTAGCAACACGACCTATACCGTCTCGGGCCTGTGGAAGCCGACCCGCGACCTGTTGCTGCGGGGAGGCTATGCGGAAAGTCTACGCGCGCCCAGCATCGGCGAACTATATGCTGGACGTTCGCGTACCGACGCAACGATCAACGACCCGTGCACCAACGTCGCGGGCAGCGCTTGGCAGGCCAACGCAGCGGTCCGAGCCAACTGTATCGCCAACGGCGTGCCAGCTAGCGGCAGCTATGCCGAACCGCAGGGCGGCCAGCTTGGCGTCTTTTCGCAGGGCTTTACCGGCCTGAGGCCGGAAACTTCCAAGACCTGGACTGCAGGCGGCGTTTACAGCCCGGCCTGGGCGCGCGACAGCTTCGCCAGCGCATTCAGCATCGACGTCAATTATTACACGATCACGTTGAAGAACGCGATCAACTCTGTGCCGGCAACGCTGACGCTGCAGCGTTGCGCGTTCGAGGCGGACCCGATCAGTTGCGCCGCGATCACGCGCACCGGCAGCGGTGCAGTTGCCGGCATTAACGGCGTGCTCCAGAACCTTAATGCCATTGAAACCGACGGCATCGACGGTACGCTGAACTTCCGTTCGAAGATGGTTGGAAACGGCTCGATCGGCCTCAACGTCAATGCCGCCTATCTTCTAAAATATAACATCAAGCCTCCAGCCGACCTGGGCGCGCCGACGATCAAATGTGCCGGCACGGAGCGTTGCGCGTCGAGTGACCAGGCCTATCCGCACTTCAAGGCGAACGCGACGATCGACTATTCTACGGAGGCTTATGGCCTGTCCTTTACCGGACGTTACCTCAGCAAGGTCACCGAAGGCGACGGCAACGTCATGAAGGCCACCTTCTATGGCGACTTCCAGGCCTATTTCTCACCCGACTGGATGGATCATCGCGCCCGTTTTACGATTGGCGTCAACAATGTGTTCGACAAGGATCCGCCGCTCTGTGGCACATGTGATGGTGCGAATTTCGATACGACCAGCTATGATGTGCCCGGCCAGTTCGGCTATCTGCGCCTGTCCTATAAGATGTAG
- a CDS encoding TonB-dependent receptor gives MNWGKKTAWMATTMLTLAAAPVHAQVQPSAEAETNSAAGEIVVTGYRASLANARDVKRKSTIIQDSIVADDIAAFPDLNLAEALQRLPGVAINREAGEGRRISLRGLGPDFTRVQLNGMEVLGNVDSPQDSRGQGTRDRAFDFNIFASELFNRVDVEKSYSAAQTEGGLAGTVGLFTARPFDYSGTKMAFSAQGGTNSLTKDFQPRLTGLISKNWGDFGILVSAAYSHRQTRETGFDTYRWRLNRANGSDISGLTREEQDKVNSGTLRFARGNRLSVWDSTQDRLGITSSIQWNPADTIHLTLDGLYGKYKADRFETHLASRGGGGSTWLGGRQTFAGVTYPNSTINAIEWNDQNEVTYLDVSGGQTASETRVQNTKNEFKQVVLSGDAEIAPGLKAVFLGGVERSSYDMPVDDHFYTEAYGDVISDYRGGTYSLVNTYGWNTGDASNYHAHELDMASSYQDTAFDNIKGSLQYEISPDDKIRIGGEWRRFKNSGYTKTSPDALLSAFRSGTVSADISSYAQTYTGYKGQDWVIVDYDKMLSTLGIDRSQYLVDRGSVFAVEERTGAGYIQYDWNHDLGSLPFRGNIGLRYYSTDILSTGVGTVAGSATAISVTGHYDGFLPAANLIFDLNDNLVLRAAAARNINRPSLGSLAVNGTVTRGDNDEVSVSVGNPRLHPYKSTDLDLSLEYYFGKVGSVSAAAFYKTLDGFITTQTVNNVPYSQTGLSTDLLDGLTASSNVTSYSRPINLGKTDLWGIELAAQADFTFLPAPFDHLGARANFTYVDSKYDYSKVYSGGSNSTLEGLSHINANATLYYQDAKFDMRVSGNYRSRYVYSASPVTSTLGIDQNLSGYAPTLYVDMSAHYKLTDKIQLTLNGVNLINQAEKQYSDSSQRLYVVTRSGRTILGGVRFEF, from the coding sequence ATGAATTGGGGCAAGAAGACCGCCTGGATGGCAACGACCATGCTAACGCTGGCGGCAGCGCCCGTGCATGCACAGGTGCAACCCTCAGCGGAAGCCGAAACGAATAGCGCCGCAGGCGAGATCGTCGTCACCGGCTATCGCGCCAGCCTAGCCAATGCACGGGATGTGAAACGCAAATCGACGATCATTCAGGATTCGATCGTAGCCGACGACATCGCCGCCTTCCCGGACCTGAACCTTGCCGAGGCACTGCAACGCCTGCCCGGCGTCGCCATCAACCGCGAAGCGGGCGAAGGCCGCCGCATCAGCCTGCGCGGGCTTGGCCCCGATTTCACCCGCGTACAGCTCAATGGCATGGAAGTGCTCGGCAATGTCGACTCCCCGCAGGATAGCCGTGGTCAGGGCACGCGCGATCGCGCCTTCGACTTCAACATCTTCGCGTCGGAACTATTCAACCGCGTCGATGTGGAAAAATCCTATTCGGCGGCCCAGACCGAAGGCGGCCTGGCCGGCACGGTAGGCCTCTTCACCGCTCGCCCATTCGACTATAGCGGCACCAAGATGGCCTTTTCCGCGCAGGGCGGCACCAACAGCCTGACGAAGGATTTCCAACCCCGCCTGACCGGCCTGATCTCCAAGAACTGGGGCGATTTCGGCATCCTCGTATCGGCAGCCTACAGCCATCGTCAAACGCGGGAGACGGGCTTCGACACCTATCGCTGGCGCCTCAATCGGGCCAATGGCTCGGACATTTCGGGCCTGACGCGGGAAGAACAGGACAAGGTCAATTCCGGTACGCTGCGCTTTGCCCGTGGCAACCGGCTTTCGGTGTGGGACAGCACACAGGATCGTCTGGGCATCACCTCTTCGATCCAGTGGAACCCGGCCGATACCATCCACCTGACGCTCGACGGCCTGTATGGAAAGTATAAGGCCGACCGGTTCGAAACCCATCTCGCCTCGCGCGGCGGTGGCGGTTCTACATGGCTGGGCGGTCGCCAGACCTTTGCCGGTGTCACCTACCCCAATTCCACGATCAACGCGATCGAATGGAACGACCAGAATGAAGTGACCTATCTGGATGTATCGGGCGGCCAGACCGCGTCGGAAACCCGCGTCCAGAACACGAAGAACGAGTTCAAGCAGGTCGTCCTGAGCGGCGACGCGGAAATCGCGCCGGGCCTGAAGGCCGTGTTTCTGGGCGGTGTCGAACGCTCGAGCTACGACATGCCGGTCGACGATCATTTCTATACCGAAGCCTATGGCGACGTGATTTCCGACTATCGCGGCGGCACCTATTCGCTGGTCAACACTTATGGCTGGAATACCGGCGACGCGTCCAACTATCACGCCCATGAGCTAGATATGGCGTCCAGCTATCAGGACACCGCGTTCGACAATATCAAGGGTTCTCTGCAATATGAAATCAGCCCTGATGACAAGATCCGCATTGGCGGCGAATGGCGCCGGTTCAAGAATAGCGGTTATACCAAGACGTCGCCCGACGCCCTGCTGAGCGCTTTCCGTTCCGGTACGGTCAGCGCCGACATCTCCAGCTACGCCCAGACCTACACCGGCTATAAGGGCCAGGACTGGGTCATCGTCGACTATGACAAGATGCTGTCCACCCTGGGCATCGACCGCAGCCAGTATCTGGTCGATCGCGGCAGCGTATTCGCGGTCGAGGAGCGCACGGGCGCAGGCTATATCCAGTATGACTGGAACCATGATTTGGGTAGCCTGCCGTTTCGCGGCAACATCGGTCTGCGCTATTACAGCACCGACATCCTGTCGACCGGCGTCGGCACGGTCGCGGGATCGGCGACGGCGATCAGCGTCACCGGCCATTATGACGGTTTCCTGCCGGCGGCGAACCTGATCTTCGACCTCAATGATAATCTGGTACTGCGCGCAGCCGCCGCCCGCAACATCAATCGCCCCTCGCTCGGATCGCTGGCCGTCAACGGTACAGTGACCCGCGGCGACAATGACGAAGTTTCGGTGTCGGTCGGCAATCCGCGCCTGCATCCCTACAAATCCACCGACCTCGACCTGTCTCTGGAATATTATTTCGGCAAGGTCGGATCAGTGTCGGCCGCCGCTTTCTACAAGACGCTGGACGGCTTCATCACCACCCAGACGGTCAATAACGTCCCATATAGCCAAACGGGCCTGTCGACAGACCTGCTCGACGGACTGACCGCCAGCAGCAACGTCACCAGCTATTCGCGGCCGATCAACCTGGGCAAGACTGACCTGTGGGGCATCGAACTGGCGGCGCAGGCCGACTTCACCTTCCTGCCCGCTCCCTTCGACCATCTGGGCGCACGCGCCAACTTTACCTATGTCGATTCCAAATATGACTATTCGAAAGTGTATAGCGGCGGGAGCAACAGCACACTGGAGGGGTTGAGCCACATCAACGCCAACGCCACGCTTTATTATCAGGACGCCAAGTTCGACATGCGCGTTTCGGGCAATTATCGCAGCCGGTATGTCTATAGCGCCTCGCCCGTCACCAGCACGCTGGGCATCGACCAGAATCTAAGCGGTTACGCCCCGACCCTGTATGTCGACATGTCGGCTCACTATAAGCTTACCGACAAGATTCAGTTGACGCTGAACGGCGTGAACCTGATCAATCAGGCGGAAAAGCAATATTCCGACAGCAGCCAGCGCCTTTATGTCGTCACCCGTTCGGGCCGCACGATCCTGGGCGGCGTTCGCTTCGAATTCTGA
- a CDS encoding ABC transporter ATP-binding protein — MASGQFGLRQAAAWVGEIVGPDRGYVNVGIVYTLAITLLSLATPISVQLLINSVARTALVAPLWILSGVVLVLLLLVACLSALRLYLLTMFERRLFARVVAEVTVRAVHAQNPFFADESRGSLFNRYFDMVVVQKSVPSLVIGAFTIVLQGAVGLVVTSFYHPFFLAFNIILVVTCLLIWLLWRHGAITGAVGVSHAKHEAAQWLESVGASNGFYKSARHLNFAMDRSEAVTANYIRAHRRYFRYSFAQALAYFLVYAFAASALLALGGNLILAGQLSIGQLVAAELILSGVFYGIAQLGWYLDTFYDLVASSEELSQIFAIPQEPLGLSGQAPPDGSVRFRNVELAGSRFDFAIDSGEQAVVAAEPGVENQIALLLKRHVNPDRGLLTIGGSDLGSFDMYLLRSAVVVLNRPTIVDVTIREYLTIAAGGDTDSAITMKVLDVVGLATRISSLSSGLDTRLASSGSPLSIVEVMQLKVAAALISRPKVLLLSQLYDMMPVGAFHATLRMLREQGTTVLLFTGRPEATDLDSSLWLGTQAQRRFGDKAALSQFLAAREIQS, encoded by the coding sequence TTGGCTAGCGGGCAGTTTGGTTTGCGGCAAGCTGCCGCATGGGTGGGCGAGATAGTTGGCCCGGACAGGGGCTATGTCAATGTTGGCATCGTCTACACCCTCGCCATCACGCTCCTCTCTTTGGCGACGCCGATTTCCGTCCAGTTGCTCATCAATTCGGTGGCACGTACGGCGCTTGTCGCGCCGTTGTGGATATTATCAGGCGTCGTGCTGGTACTCCTGCTGCTGGTTGCGTGCCTCAGCGCGCTACGCCTTTATCTGCTGACCATGTTCGAACGTCGCCTGTTCGCGCGGGTGGTCGCTGAAGTCACGGTACGGGCGGTCCACGCGCAGAACCCTTTCTTTGCCGATGAAAGCCGGGGCAGCCTGTTCAACCGCTACTTCGATATGGTCGTCGTTCAGAAATCGGTGCCCAGCCTTGTGATCGGCGCGTTCACCATCGTCCTTCAGGGTGCGGTGGGGCTGGTGGTCACGAGCTTTTACCACCCCTTCTTCCTAGCATTCAACATCATCCTGGTGGTGACCTGCCTCCTGATCTGGCTGCTGTGGCGCCATGGGGCAATCACGGGCGCCGTCGGCGTATCCCATGCCAAGCATGAAGCCGCGCAATGGCTGGAGAGCGTCGGCGCATCCAACGGTTTCTACAAATCGGCCCGGCATCTGAACTTCGCGATGGATCGCTCGGAGGCCGTGACGGCGAACTACATCCGCGCTCATCGCCGTTATTTCCGCTATAGTTTTGCGCAGGCTCTGGCCTATTTCCTGGTCTATGCCTTTGCCGCTTCAGCCCTGCTGGCGCTCGGCGGGAACCTCATACTCGCTGGACAACTGTCGATCGGGCAACTTGTCGCGGCAGAGCTCATCCTGTCCGGAGTCTTCTATGGCATCGCGCAGCTGGGCTGGTATCTCGATACATTTTACGATCTAGTCGCCAGCTCCGAAGAACTGTCGCAAATCTTCGCGATCCCGCAGGAGCCTTTGGGTCTGAGCGGTCAAGCGCCGCCAGACGGATCGGTCCGCTTCCGAAACGTCGAACTGGCCGGGTCGCGCTTCGACTTTGCGATCGACAGCGGAGAGCAGGCCGTCGTCGCGGCTGAACCGGGCGTCGAAAATCAGATCGCGCTGCTGCTCAAGCGCCACGTCAATCCGGACCGCGGACTGCTGACTATCGGCGGCAGCGATCTTGGCAGCTTCGATATGTATCTGTTGCGGTCGGCGGTCGTAGTGCTCAACCGGCCCACCATCGTCGATGTCACCATCCGCGAATATCTGACCATCGCGGCTGGAGGCGACACGGACAGTGCGATAACTATGAAGGTGCTGGATGTCGTGGGTCTCGCGACGCGCATTTCCAGTCTGTCCAGCGGCCTCGATACACGATTGGCAAGTTCAGGATCGCCGCTCTCCATCGTCGAGGTCATGCAGCTCAAGGTCGCAGCCGCGCTGATCAGCCGTCCCAAGGTGCTGCTATTGTCCCAACTGTACGACATGATGCCCGTCGGCGCTTTCCACGCGACGCTGAGGATGCTGCGTGAGCAGGGGACGACGGTGCTGCTGTTCACCGGACGGCCAGAGGCCACGGATCTCGACAGCTCCTTATGGCTGGGCACACAGGCGCAGCGTCGCTTCGGGGACAAGGCGGCGCTGTCGCAGTTCCTTGCCGCAAGGGAGATTCAGTCGTGA
- a CDS encoding TolC family protein has translation MAKAQDALSNASAQANTGPLTLQEVLQSSARAAPDIIAALARNRQAEARALTARGAFDTIFAVEGRSRVQGYYDGTEIASKAEQPLSDNGGYLYGQYRASRGDFPVYEDKSYTNRLGELKVGGLYSLLRDRLVDARRSEFRLASNDIDIARFETKATSIGVQARAVEAYQKWVGAGLKLKAYDALLALAGGRTNGIKRQVQLGAKPDILLAENDVNLVRRQAYVVEARQDFRAAAVKLSLYYRDAEGAPIVVDETRLPADATALDGIRTGAAFNLEGRPDFAIMLEEIDKATVKLALARNDMLPRLDLGGEVAKDVGPAGLGGRSRTPLEVIVGVTFKIPLQNRKAKGKLAETQAKIDELTVKQQFLAEKIRAEVTAIGLEVETANQLVATTEKERVLAQRLAAAERRRFELGSSDFFLVNQREESATNAEVKLIEAQARIAAAKAELAAATADEDALGLTR, from the coding sequence ATGGCTAAGGCGCAGGACGCTTTGTCGAACGCTTCCGCTCAGGCGAACACCGGTCCGCTGACGTTGCAGGAGGTGCTGCAATCGTCGGCCCGTGCCGCACCCGACATCATCGCGGCGCTGGCGCGCAACCGGCAGGCGGAGGCGCGAGCGCTGACCGCACGGGGGGCGTTCGACACCATATTCGCGGTGGAAGGGCGCAGCCGCGTGCAGGGCTATTATGACGGCACCGAAATCGCGAGCAAGGCCGAGCAGCCGCTGAGTGACAATGGCGGCTATCTTTACGGGCAGTATCGGGCGTCGCGCGGCGATTTCCCCGTCTATGAAGATAAATCCTATACGAACCGCCTGGGCGAGTTGAAGGTCGGGGGGCTCTATTCGCTGCTCCGCGACCGGCTGGTTGATGCGCGGCGGTCTGAATTTCGGCTGGCCAGCAACGATATCGACATCGCCAGGTTCGAGACCAAGGCCACGAGCATCGGCGTCCAGGCGCGCGCGGTGGAGGCTTATCAGAAGTGGGTCGGCGCCGGACTGAAGCTCAAAGCCTATGATGCGCTGCTGGCGCTGGCCGGGGGGCGCACCAACGGCATCAAACGTCAGGTACAGCTTGGGGCCAAACCGGATATCCTGCTGGCAGAGAACGACGTGAATCTCGTCAGGCGACAAGCTTATGTCGTAGAGGCGCGGCAGGATTTTCGGGCCGCCGCCGTCAAGCTGTCACTCTATTATCGCGACGCGGAGGGCGCGCCGATCGTCGTTGATGAAACGCGGCTTCCAGCCGATGCGACCGCGCTGGACGGGATCAGGACTGGGGCCGCCTTCAATCTGGAGGGCCGTCCCGACTTCGCCATCATGTTGGAGGAAATCGACAAGGCGACCGTCAAGCTCGCTCTTGCCCGCAATGACATGCTGCCGCGGCTCGACCTTGGGGGAGAGGTCGCCAAGGACGTCGGCCCGGCAGGTTTGGGCGGGCGGAGCCGCACGCCGCTCGAAGTGATCGTCGGCGTCACTTTCAAAATACCGCTGCAAAACCGCAAGGCGAAGGGCAAGCTGGCCGAAACCCAAGCGAAGATCGACGAACTGACGGTCAAGCAGCAGTTTCTGGCCGAAAAGATCCGGGCCGAAGTCACCGCGATCGGCTTGGAGGTCGAAACAGCAAACCAGTTGGTCGCGACGACGGAGAAGGAACGGGTGCTGGCGCAGCGCCTGGCCGCAGCCGAACGTCGCCGTTTCGAGCTGGGATCGAGCGACTTCTTCCTGGTCAATCAGCGCGAGGAAAGCGCAACCAATGCCGAGGTCAAGCTCATCGAGGCGCAGGCCCGCATTGCCGCGGCGAAAGCCGAGCTCGCCGCCGCAACAGCCGATGAAGACGCGCTTGGGTTGACGCGCTAG